A section of the Bacteroidia bacterium genome encodes:
- a CDS encoding DUF2071 domain-containing protein, producing MKFKEILNNAEHRPWPLPSGKWMYYQEWNDVVFLHWRVDHEELRKLVPKDLQIEKYNGESWVSLVAFTMEKVRLRNLPSFPSVSNFHEINFRTYVKFKGKQGVYFLSMECGSKISCLVAKVLSGLPYRYSRIIRNKGLCSSVNVKSKDKLYLKYEVGNQLTHKSGIDKWLTERYALFQDKDKAINEFNIHHVEWPLNKIKVSDLRLDYPKFNGLLNHSPEITHYSPGVKVIAWDKERNKKLGSAVFSENV from the coding sequence TTGAAATTTAAGGAAATATTAAATAATGCTGAACACAGGCCCTGGCCGCTTCCCTCCGGAAAATGGATGTATTACCAGGAATGGAATGATGTGGTTTTTCTTCATTGGCGGGTTGATCATGAGGAATTACGAAAGTTAGTACCGAAGGACTTGCAGATTGAGAAATACAACGGAGAATCCTGGGTTTCATTGGTTGCGTTTACTATGGAGAAAGTCAGGCTGCGAAACTTACCTTCGTTTCCGTCTGTTTCAAATTTTCACGAAATCAACTTCAGGACATACGTTAAATTCAAGGGCAAACAAGGAGTTTATTTTCTTAGCATGGAATGTGGATCCAAAATTTCCTGCCTGGTAGCTAAAGTACTTTCTGGCCTGCCTTACAGGTACTCAAGAATCATTCGAAATAAAGGTCTTTGCAGTTCCGTAAATGTTAAGAGTAAAGACAAACTATATTTAAAATATGAAGTAGGAAATCAATTGACCCACAAATCCGGGATTGATAAATGGCTGACCGAACGGTATGCCTTATTTCAAGACAAGGATAAAGCGATCAATGAATTTAACATTCACCATGTTGAATGGCCGTTGAATAAAATTAAGGTCAGCGATTTGAGATTAGATTATCCAAAATTTAACGGTTTATTAAACCACTCGCCTGAAATCACGCATTATTCGCCAGGCGTTAAGGTAATTGCCTGGGACAAGGAACGGAATAAAAAATTGGGTTCGGCAGTATTTTCGGAGAACGTATAA
- a CDS encoding 16S rRNA (uracil(1498)-N(3))-methyltransferase translates to MNLFFDPNVATNVNQFLLNADETHHALKVLRLRSGDEIYITNGKGSIFKGLLMAVAGKEAQIGNLRLEQQQERHYNIHLALSPVKNLSRVEWLLEKATEIGVSEISFVNCQRTQRSRLRPDRLHKIVVEAMKQSMNAFLPAINEIMPLENYLEREHPEQCFIAHCETGTEQHLARQYKKGKDVTLLIGPEGDFTPDEVALACAKGFAEVSLGDTRLRTETAAFMAVAAVHVLNRQM, encoded by the coding sequence GTGAACCTGTTTTTTGATCCCAATGTGGCGACTAATGTAAATCAATTTCTGCTGAATGCAGATGAAACGCACCATGCCCTGAAAGTGCTCCGGCTCCGTTCTGGCGATGAAATATACATTACCAACGGCAAAGGCAGCATTTTTAAAGGCCTGTTGATGGCAGTTGCCGGCAAGGAAGCGCAAATCGGAAACCTGCGGTTGGAGCAGCAGCAGGAGCGGCATTACAATATCCATTTGGCGCTCTCACCTGTCAAAAACCTGAGCCGGGTAGAATGGCTTCTGGAGAAAGCCACAGAAATTGGCGTATCGGAGATCAGCTTTGTGAATTGCCAGCGCACCCAGCGCAGCCGATTACGGCCCGATCGTTTGCACAAAATAGTGGTGGAGGCCATGAAGCAATCCATGAATGCTTTTCTTCCCGCAATTAATGAAATTATGCCTCTGGAAAATTATCTGGAAAGGGAACATCCTGAGCAATGTTTCATCGCCCACTGCGAAACGGGTACGGAGCAGCATCTTGCCAGGCAATATAAAAAAGGAAAAGATGTCACCCTACTGATTGGCCCAGAAGGAGATTTTACCCCTGATGAGGTGGCCCTGGCCTGTGCAAAAGGTTTCGCAGAAGTGAGCCTGGGAGACACCCGCCTGCGCACGGAAACAGCAGCGTTCATGGCCGTAGCCGCGGTCCATGTGCTGAACCGGCAAATGTAG
- a CDS encoding SRPBCC family protein: MGRTKVKIGATISADTSKVWDYWTKPGHITQWNFANDDWQCPRAENDLKVGGKYFARMEAKDGSFGFDLEAVYDEVIDQKKITYTMSDGRQATTDFENLGGATKVTTTFDAETENDVEMQRSGWQAILDNFKKYTETSGSAD, from the coding sequence ATGGGACGAACAAAAGTTAAGATTGGTGCTACCATTTCAGCAGACACCAGCAAGGTGTGGGATTATTGGACAAAACCCGGACACATTACTCAGTGGAACTTTGCGAATGATGACTGGCAATGCCCCAGGGCTGAAAATGATCTGAAAGTGGGCGGAAAATATTTTGCAAGAATGGAGGCCAAAGACGGAAGTTTCGGATTTGATCTTGAAGCGGTTTATGACGAGGTGATTGACCAGAAGAAAATTACCTACACCATGTCGGACGGGAGGCAGGCAACTACCGATTTTGAAAACCTTGGTGGAGCCACTAAAGTTACCACCACTTTTGACGCTGAAACTGAAAATGACGTAGAAATGCAGCGATCAGGATGGCAGGCGATATTGGATAACTTTAAGAAGTACACGGAAACCAGTGGGAGCGCTGATTGA
- a CDS encoding DUF5996 family protein produces MNAISLTKNKNSAPRWPEINFPEMQDTIETLHQWIQIVGKIRLRTMPWQNHSWHCTLYITSTGFSTHGIPYRGLVFQIDFDFKQHKIFMHCSDTDVAEMDLRPMTVAQFYHELFDKLRSIGIDVEIHPSPNEVDPAIPFADNTVNKSYDPEASSSIWQAMLRANGVFHKFRSEFIGKASPVHLFWGAFDLAVTRFSGNAAPLHPGGVPNMSLEVMQEAYSQEVSSAGFWLGSKAFPIPVFYAYAYPAAPEFGAQKVLPKEAFYDAQMGEYFLKYEDVRKAENPGQTLHDFLQTTYEAVANTAKWNRKKIEK; encoded by the coding sequence ATGAACGCGATCAGCCTTACTAAAAATAAAAATAGTGCTCCGAGATGGCCGGAGATTAATTTTCCTGAAATGCAGGACACCATCGAAACGCTCCATCAATGGATTCAAATTGTTGGAAAGATCCGGCTGAGGACGATGCCCTGGCAAAATCACTCCTGGCATTGCACGCTCTACATTACATCTACCGGATTTTCCACACATGGCATTCCTTACCGGGGACTGGTTTTTCAAATTGACTTTGATTTTAAACAGCATAAAATCTTTATGCACTGTTCTGACACTGACGTGGCAGAAATGGATTTACGACCCATGACGGTTGCTCAATTCTATCATGAATTGTTTGATAAATTGAGGAGCATCGGCATTGATGTAGAAATTCATCCGAGTCCAAACGAAGTGGATCCGGCAATTCCATTTGCTGATAATACCGTTAACAAGTCATACGATCCGGAAGCATCTTCTTCTATTTGGCAGGCCATGCTTAGGGCGAATGGAGTTTTTCATAAGTTCAGAAGTGAATTTATTGGCAAGGCCAGTCCCGTTCATTTGTTTTGGGGAGCGTTTGACCTTGCTGTTACCCGGTTTTCAGGTAATGCGGCTCCGTTGCATCCGGGTGGAGTACCCAACATGTCATTGGAAGTAATGCAGGAAGCCTATTCACAGGAAGTGAGCAGCGCGGGTTTCTGGCTTGGGAGCAAAGCTTTTCCTATTCCCGTCTTTTACGCATACGCTTATCCGGCAGCTCCTGAGTTTGGCGCCCAAAAGGTTTTACCAAAGGAGGCATTCTACGATGCTCAGATGGGAGAATATTTTTTAAAATATGAGGATGTGCGAAAAGCAGAAAACCCAGGACAGACATTGCATGATTTTCTGCAAACCACTTACGAAGCTGTTGCAAACACCGCAAAGTGGAACCGGAAAAAGATAGAGAAATGA
- a CDS encoding Na+/H+ antiporter NhaC family protein: MTTKLENLLRAALLTFLLAILPATIFSAPYHSFSAELPTRIVGKANVEGSIVLLNADGAVAEAISDTLHFQVNGTETAVAVVNGKGNFSVTVAESRTITIQDREGHSVELQVTSLPFWLSILPPLIAILLALIFREVITALFLGVLSGLLILNGFDFSGLMLSLLRFADTYLINAISDPGHLSVIVFSLLIGGMVSLVSANGGMTGIVKLLTRYANSSRRSQLVTWFLGILIFFDDYANTLIVGNTMRPLTDRYKVSREKLAYIVDSTAAPVAAIAFITTWIGAELGYIKEVADALNLQESPYSIFLNSLKYAFYPVCALFFMLMLILMGRDFGPMLKAERKARTGKDEKLDATGQLQSPADEGRPEMRAAWLNAFLPVFSLVAVAFGALLYTGYSESVWSDPGLGFLTKIALTLGEADAYQALLWASFLSLLLAIVITLARRVISLQKTVEVITEGIKSMFMAIMILILAWVLAALTWELNTAQFIASAFSGNVNPLLLPFIVFLISAIVSFSTGSSWGTMAILYPLLLPVSYQLSREAGFSEDQTMELFYEITSVILAGSVFGDHCSPISDTTILSSLSTSCSHISHVQTQLPYAVTVALTVMATGHLVSVFIHIPWWLSYLIAFALLFLTARFAGKQVVPLRS, translated from the coding sequence ATGACGACAAAATTAGAGAATCTGCTCAGGGCTGCGCTGCTCACCTTTCTGCTTGCAATACTCCCGGCAACAATATTTTCCGCTCCATACCACAGCTTTTCTGCAGAGTTGCCAACCCGCATCGTGGGCAAAGCAAACGTGGAGGGCTCCATAGTCCTCCTAAATGCTGATGGAGCTGTTGCAGAAGCGATTTCTGATACACTGCATTTTCAGGTCAACGGAACGGAAACGGCTGTTGCCGTAGTGAATGGAAAAGGAAACTTTTCTGTAACCGTTGCCGAAAGCCGTACGATTACAATACAGGACCGTGAAGGCCATTCGGTTGAATTGCAGGTGACTTCGCTTCCCTTCTGGCTGAGCATATTGCCACCACTCATCGCCATTCTCTTGGCGCTTATTTTCCGGGAGGTGATTACTGCACTTTTCCTGGGCGTTCTCTCCGGATTATTAATTCTAAATGGGTTCGATTTCAGTGGCCTTATGTTATCCCTGCTGCGTTTTGCCGATACCTATTTGATTAATGCTATTTCTGATCCCGGACATTTATCGGTGATTGTATTTTCATTATTAATCGGGGGCATGGTGAGTCTCGTTTCCGCAAACGGGGGAATGACCGGGATTGTGAAACTTCTGACGCGCTATGCCAATTCATCCCGCAGGAGCCAGTTGGTGACCTGGTTCCTGGGCATCCTCATCTTTTTTGATGATTATGCCAATACACTGATCGTAGGAAATACGATGCGGCCGCTGACTGACCGCTATAAGGTTAGCCGTGAAAAGCTTGCATACATCGTTGACAGCACGGCTGCTCCTGTCGCGGCCATCGCATTTATCACCACCTGGATTGGGGCTGAACTGGGATACATAAAGGAAGTGGCGGATGCCCTGAACCTGCAGGAAAGCCCCTACTCTATTTTCCTCAATTCATTGAAATACGCATTTTACCCCGTTTGTGCGCTGTTTTTTATGTTAATGCTCATCCTGATGGGCCGGGACTTTGGGCCAATGCTTAAGGCGGAAAGAAAAGCAAGAACAGGAAAAGATGAAAAGCTGGATGCCACAGGGCAGCTGCAATCACCGGCAGATGAAGGCAGGCCCGAAATGCGTGCAGCATGGCTCAATGCATTCCTGCCGGTTTTTTCGCTGGTTGCTGTTGCCTTTGGTGCTTTGTTGTATACCGGGTATAGCGAATCAGTATGGAGTGATCCGGGTTTAGGGTTTCTCACCAAAATCGCGCTGACCCTGGGCGAAGCAGATGCTTACCAGGCATTGCTTTGGGCTTCGTTCCTGAGCCTGCTGCTGGCAATTGTCATTACTTTAGCAAGGCGGGTTATTTCACTTCAAAAAACAGTGGAAGTAATTACCGAAGGAATAAAATCCATGTTCATGGCCATCATGATCCTGATACTGGCCTGGGTGCTTGCCGCACTCACCTGGGAGCTGAATACGGCTCAGTTTATCGCGAGTGCATTCAGCGGAAATGTGAATCCACTACTGTTGCCTTTTATTGTGTTTTTAATATCCGCGATCGTTTCTTTTTCAACCGGCTCCAGTTGGGGAACTATGGCGATCTTATATCCGTTGCTTCTTCCTGTGAGTTATCAGCTTAGCCGGGAAGCCGGTTTTTCAGAAGACCAGACCATGGAATTGTTTTATGAAATCACATCCGTTATTTTAGCAGGGTCAGTATTTGGAGATCATTGCTCTCCGATTTCTGATACCACCATTTTAAGTTCCCTTTCTACCTCCTGTTCGCACATAAGCCATGTGCAAACCCAATTGCCCTATGCCGTAACCGTTGCTTTGACGGTGATGGCAACAGGCCACCTTGTATCAGTGTTTATTCACATCCCCTGGTGGTTGAGTTATTTAATTGCTTTTGCCTTGCTTTTTTTAACGGCCCGGTTTGCGGGAAAACAAGTTGTTCCGCTCAGAAGTTGA
- a CDS encoding immunoglobulin-like domain-containing protein, translating to MTRPFLLDFLYDRRQERTTRSLAKSRHLSSWLRKLIFILIVSGFCSELNAQIEFTLGTGSAGSNTGTSYPAPYGNYWWGAKHQFLIREAEMTSAGATSGDLDALGFNVVGVEGTALQNFTIRIQHTTQTALTSWTTSGWTTVFNASSYTEELGWNMHEFSSPFSWNGSDNILIEVCFNNGSFTNNALTAWDTYSYNASIEYHADLSGVCASTNTSGTHQNRPQIRFQRFVNDDVRITAFLGPASGCNLGTNENLEVTVRNTGLNNMASGDTIPFGYTINGGSVERDTMFLTSALSSGSTRNFTFSNSEDLSTAGEYDIVLWTEYRPDLVPANDTINVQVTKIPFVNTFPYTEGFESGRGGWTTSGTDRWEWGSPAAGITSAASGTQAWMTDLDGDYQNNDEAYLISPCFDFSEMRIPFLAFFLNFDTETNWDGLEIQASTDNVSWNKIGATAPGFYNNTSAFGNLAPPKWSGNSSGWQEYRLSLRDLTGEPYVRFRFHFSSDGSVSGYPGTAMDSFRVIDSCSFATGISPLVDFSVPDTIYTNSPTTFLNTYAEQIKFNYGSHNWYVDGSHVSSQFDLRHTFTAAGQYDLKLVTRSCWGLDSSSQTITVHNPTRKPEASFIGDKNLVEIFETVQLTDLSLYGPSSWEWIVRAPTSAYFWISGTEFSQNPGIAFNDPGIYSICLVATNASGSDTICNQDYIVVKGSQNMCVFPFSTEVPSGNLYDDGGPNIDYGAGHNGINLCAFLIEPCASAVILQLNEFDLAGGDYLRVYDGEDATGIPLWNTGSSPNGMTGQITNASVVDSLVANSGKMYIEFETDNSTATIDAGFAAEWSTIPGNFTPPVADFTATDTTCVGIPTSFENLSTGQNLTYSWDVNNDGIPESSARNLTYSFSSTGIYNVRMRVTNCGGSDSMVNRVVVVIPNRAPGPRFAADILRPNVGEIVQLTDTSSYCVSDWTWTITPSTFDFENGTDEHSVHPEISFNAPGQYTVKLMVSNASASDSLTKTNYIEVVNYCTPAVSNLNADVGISRVSLGTINNSTLAGASNYTDYTATHSTTLEKGGRYGITLERATNNNSMSREAWIDFNQDGDFDEVTESIALETGAKTLSFTDSFTVPASALTGATRMRVGAGFGNQTTRPCGPHQFGEFEDYRIIISPDITPPVIDLIGADTVRLAQCDPYNEDSAVVTDNVDGIISSSVNIDNSTINTCQVDTFYVTYNATDASGNAAIEVIRVVIITEDTVKPVLTLSGQNPDTIEVHTTYTEPGYSASDNLDGNITSDVVVTGSVDTAVTGSYQLTYTVSDAQGNTAVETRTVVVMDRTAPVVTLNGPAIDTIELCLPYNDSGATASDNYDASVNIIATGEVDTIIPGTYILDYCATDDAGNGPACISRTVVVVDETPPAVALIGEDTLTIEVYTSLDDPGLTIDDGCNEDYTVTTGGDWTGTADDRGCFTLWYFVTDASGNSDSISRTICVVDETAPAIRLIGDPVIYLERWEVWNDPEAEATDNFDPNPEIIIGGNFVNTQLEGDYFITYQAEDMSGNLSEEIFRLVKVTEPTTGIDSENLSNSVELFPNPNSGRFNLRLGLANEEHVRISILNTLGQELQVVEDATIASKDYSIDLSTERSGIYFVRIQAGSQTVMKKVTINR from the coding sequence ATGACACGTCCTTTTTTACTTGATTTTCTCTATGACAGGCGTCAGGAGAGAACGACAAGAAGTTTGGCCAAAAGCCGTCACTTGTCATCTTGGCTCAGAAAATTAATTTTCATTTTAATAGTTAGTGGTTTTTGTTCGGAATTAAATGCTCAAATTGAATTCACATTAGGTACCGGCAGTGCAGGGTCAAATACAGGAACCAGCTACCCGGCTCCTTATGGAAACTACTGGTGGGGAGCGAAACATCAGTTTCTTATCCGGGAGGCAGAAATGACCTCTGCCGGTGCTACATCAGGTGATCTTGATGCGCTTGGATTTAACGTAGTGGGTGTAGAGGGTACGGCCTTGCAGAATTTTACCATCCGAATTCAGCATACCACGCAAACAGCGCTTACCAGTTGGACCACTTCGGGCTGGACCACCGTTTTTAACGCGAGCTCCTACACGGAAGAACTGGGCTGGAACATGCACGAGTTTAGTTCTCCTTTCTCCTGGAATGGTTCTGATAACATCCTTATAGAAGTATGTTTTAACAACGGTAGTTTTACTAATAATGCTTTAACCGCGTGGGATACCTACAGCTACAATGCAAGCATTGAATACCATGCAGATCTTTCCGGGGTATGTGCAAGTACCAATACATCCGGAACCCATCAGAACCGGCCGCAAATTCGATTTCAGCGCTTTGTGAACGATGACGTAAGGATTACTGCTTTCCTCGGCCCGGCCAGCGGTTGTAACCTGGGAACAAATGAAAATCTGGAAGTTACCGTCAGAAACACCGGACTGAATAATATGGCTTCGGGAGACACGATTCCGTTCGGTTATACCATCAATGGTGGCAGCGTGGAACGGGATACTATGTTTCTGACATCAGCTCTGTCCAGTGGTTCAACCCGGAATTTCACTTTCAGTAATTCTGAAGATCTCAGCACAGCCGGAGAGTATGACATCGTACTGTGGACGGAATACCGCCCTGACCTTGTACCCGCTAATGATACTATAAATGTTCAGGTAACAAAAATCCCGTTTGTCAATACTTTTCCATACACGGAGGGATTTGAATCAGGCAGAGGTGGCTGGACCACCAGCGGCACAGACAGGTGGGAATGGGGATCGCCTGCAGCGGGCATAACCTCTGCGGCCAGTGGCACGCAGGCATGGATGACTGACCTGGATGGCGATTATCAAAACAATGACGAAGCTTATCTCATTTCTCCATGTTTTGATTTCAGCGAAATGAGAATTCCATTTCTTGCTTTTTTCCTCAATTTTGATACGGAAACAAACTGGGATGGATTGGAAATCCAGGCTTCGACTGATAACGTGTCCTGGAATAAAATTGGCGCGACAGCACCCGGTTTCTATAATAACACCAGCGCTTTTGGCAACCTCGCTCCCCCCAAGTGGAGCGGCAACAGTAGTGGATGGCAGGAATACAGGTTATCACTCAGAGATCTCACAGGAGAACCCTATGTCCGCTTCCGCTTTCATTTCAGTTCGGATGGCTCGGTTAGCGGTTATCCGGGAACCGCAATGGATAGTTTCCGCGTAATTGATTCCTGCTCTTTTGCTACCGGAATTTCACCGCTTGTGGACTTCTCAGTGCCTGATACTATTTATACCAACAGCCCGACAACCTTCCTGAACACTTACGCTGAGCAAATCAAATTTAACTACGGCAGCCATAATTGGTATGTAGACGGCAGCCACGTTTCCAGTCAGTTCGACCTGCGCCATACTTTTACCGCTGCAGGCCAGTATGATCTGAAACTGGTGACGCGGAGCTGCTGGGGGCTTGACAGTTCTTCGCAAACCATTACGGTGCATAATCCTACCCGGAAGCCAGAGGCCAGCTTTATAGGTGACAAAAACCTTGTAGAAATATTTGAAACAGTGCAACTCACAGATCTTTCCCTCTATGGCCCCAGTTCCTGGGAATGGATCGTGCGGGCACCTACTTCCGCATATTTCTGGATTTCAGGTACCGAGTTTTCTCAAAACCCCGGCATTGCGTTTAATGATCCCGGCATTTACAGCATCTGCCTGGTCGCGACCAATGCTTCCGGTTCTGATACCATTTGCAACCAGGACTATATCGTGGTGAAAGGCAGCCAGAATATGTGTGTTTTTCCATTTTCTACAGAAGTGCCGTCCGGTAATCTTTATGATGACGGAGGGCCTAATATTGATTATGGAGCGGGCCACAATGGTATAAACCTCTGTGCGTTTTTAATTGAACCGTGCGCCAGCGCTGTCATATTGCAGCTCAACGAATTTGACCTTGCAGGAGGGGATTATTTGCGCGTATATGATGGCGAAGATGCAACCGGTATTCCCCTCTGGAACACAGGTTCATCTCCCAACGGGATGACGGGCCAGATTACCAATGCCAGCGTAGTGGACAGCCTGGTTGCCAACAGCGGTAAAATGTACATCGAATTTGAAACCGATAACAGCACAGCCACTATTGATGCAGGTTTTGCCGCTGAATGGTCTACCATACCCGGCAACTTCACTCCGCCTGTTGCTGACTTTACAGCTACAGATACAACCTGTGTGGGAATTCCCACCTCATTTGAAAACCTGAGCACAGGCCAGAACCTGACTTATTCATGGGATGTAAATAATGACGGTATCCCGGAAAGCAGTGCCCGCAATCTTACTTACAGCTTCTCCTCCACCGGCATTTATAATGTAAGGATGAGAGTCACCAATTGCGGAGGTTCCGATTCTATGGTTAACAGAGTGGTGGTAGTTATTCCTAACCGCGCTCCCGGGCCACGATTTGCTGCCGATATTCTGCGTCCCAACGTTGGCGAAATAGTGCAACTGACGGATACAAGCTCTTACTGCGTCAGCGACTGGACCTGGACGATCACACCTTCCACTTTTGATTTTGAAAATGGAACGGATGAGCATTCAGTGCATCCGGAGATTTCCTTTAATGCTCCCGGCCAGTACACTGTGAAACTAATGGTAAGCAACGCCAGCGCCTCTGATTCTTTGACCAAAACCAATTATATTGAGGTAGTGAACTACTGCACTCCGGCTGTCTCCAATCTGAATGCAGATGTAGGGATCAGCCGCGTGAGCCTGGGCACGATCAACAATTCTACCCTGGCCGGAGCCAGCAATTATACTGACTACACGGCTACGCATTCCACCACGCTTGAGAAAGGCGGCAGGTATGGCATTACGCTGGAACGCGCCACCAACAACAACTCAATGTCGCGCGAAGCCTGGATTGACTTCAACCAGGATGGCGACTTTGATGAGGTAACCGAATCCATCGCCTTGGAAACAGGAGCGAAAACCCTGAGTTTCACGGATTCGTTCACTGTTCCTGCAAGCGCACTTACAGGCGCTACAAGGATGCGGGTAGGAGCAGGTTTTGGCAACCAAACCACCAGGCCCTGTGGTCCGCACCAGTTTGGCGAGTTTGAGGATTACCGCATTATCATCAGCCCGGACATAACGCCTCCGGTCATTGATCTCATTGGTGCCGATACCGTTCGCTTAGCGCAATGCGATCCTTACAACGAAGATTCAGCCGTGGTGACTGACAATGTAGATGGCATCATCAGCAGCAGCGTGAATATTGATAATTCGACCATCAATACATGCCAGGTAGATACATTTTACGTAACCTATAATGCTACCGATGCCTCTGGTAATGCTGCCATAGAAGTAATCCGGGTGGTCATTATTACGGAAGATACCGTGAAGCCCGTGCTGACACTTTCCGGACAAAATCCTGATACGATTGAGGTTCACACTACCTATACAGAACCCGGATATTCTGCGTCAGATAATCTGGACGGAAACATTACATCTGATGTGGTGGTCACCGGATCTGTAGATACAGCCGTTACAGGAAGTTACCAACTCACCTACACCGTTTCTGATGCGCAGGGCAATACGGCCGTGGAAACAAGGACGGTTGTGGTGATGGACCGGACAGCTCCGGTTGTTACGCTTAACGGACCTGCGATTGACACCATCGAACTTTGTTTGCCCTATAACGATTCGGGGGCAACGGCTTCTGATAATTACGATGCCAGTGTCAACATCATTGCAACCGGAGAAGTGGATACCATTATCCCCGGCACGTACATCCTTGATTATTGCGCAACAGACGATGCGGGCAATGGTCCTGCATGTATTTCCAGAACCGTAGTGGTAGTGGATGAAACGCCTCCGGCAGTGGCACTAATTGGAGAGGACACGCTCACCATCGAAGTGTATACTTCGCTTGATGACCCAGGCCTTACCATTGATGATGGCTGTAATGAAGATTACACCGTTACCACCGGTGGCGACTGGACTGGAACGGCTGACGATCGCGGCTGCTTTACCCTATGGTATTTTGTTACGGATGCTTCCGGCAATAGCGACAGCATTTCCCGGACAATATGCGTAGTAGACGAAACAGCGCCTGCCATTAGGCTAATAGGTGATCCGGTAATTTACCTGGAGCGCTGGGAAGTTTGGAATGATCCTGAAGCAGAGGCCACCGATAATTTTGATCCGAATCCGGAGATAATTATTGGAGGCAACTTTGTGAACACTCAGCTCGAGGGCGATTATTTCATCACCTACCAGGCAGAGGATATGTCCGGCAATTTGTCTGAAGAGATCTTTAGACTAGTGAAAGTAACCGAGCCCACTACCGGTATTGATTCCGAAAACCTCAGTAACAGCGTTGAGCTATTTCCCAACCCTAACAGCGGAAGGTTTAACCTGCGGCTGGGGCTGGCAAATGAGGAGCACGTCCGCATCAGCATCCTGAATACGCTCGGCCAGGAACTACAGGTTGTGGAAGATGCTACAATTGCTTCTAAGGATTATAGCATTGACCTCAGCACCGAACGGAGTGGAATCTATTTCGTACGGATTCAGGCCGGTAGTCAAACGGTAATGAAGAAAGTGACAATTAACCGGTAG